The following nucleotide sequence is from Komagataeibacter medellinensis NBRC 3288.
GCGGGGCGAAGTCCACGCCGTAGGGCGATGAACTTTCCCCCAGCCACTCCACACGGTCACGATTGTCAAGCAGCCGGATGGCGGGATTGGTCAGGGCCGCACGCACATCTTCGTACGTAGCCATAAGCTGGCTGTTAACCTGCAATGGGAAATCGGTGTGCGCGGGCTGCATGGTTTCGCGCACAAGTGCTCCGCCCTGCTGGCGCCACGCACTCAGGCCACCATCAAGTATCCCCACCCTGGGGTAGCCAAGATAGCGCAGTATCCAGTAGCCACGGCACGAACCGCCATAACGGGTGTGCAGCGCGTCCTCATACACAATGGCCGTCTTCCTGCCATCCAGCCCAAAATCCCCGAACAGCGTGGCAAAGGTCTGCTGCAGGGCCTGCAGCCCTTCATGCGTGGTTTCCGCCAGGTAGGTGAAGATGTCGGGCATGTTGACCGCGCCGGGAATATGGCCGGCCTCGAAATCCTTCCTGTCGCGCACATCAATCAGGACAGCCTGCCCGCTGGCGGCAAGCGTGCGGACATCATCGGGTGAATAAAGAACGGTTGTGGGCATGACGGCTTCCTGCATGGTTCTGCTCACGGAAACCCTACCAGCAATCACGCGCATGATGGAGGCAGCATTACACGCGCCCGCCATGATGCAGGCGGGACACGGCGGGCGGCAGCCGAACCGGCCCGTGATGGGAAATCTGTCATAACATTTTACCCTATTCCCTATCGCCGCGTATGCCTGTGCAGGCCCTGTACGGGACCAGATGGGCAGGGTCAGCAGGCCAGACTGGCCTTTACCCCCAATTATGCATTAAATGTTGGGCAGGTATGCATTAAGTGTTGCATGGTATTATGCATCATGGTTTTATCTGTCATGCGTATGACGCACCTTCCTTCATGCATCCTTGTGGGAGATGTGACATGGACCGTTTCAAGACAATGCTTCGCGGCCGAACCAACATGCTGGTAGGCCAGCTCAAACAGGAAATTGGCCATGCCACGGGCCTGCGCAGGCTGGAACGCCAGGGCATTGCACAGGAAATGCGTGGCTTTTCCCAAACCGCACGGCTGCACCGCCTGAATGACGGCGAACCGGCGGAACACGGCTGACCCCCACGCCCCTGCCTCCGGCCCGGCCCAACGCATAACCGCATCGCGTGCAGGGTGGTTTGCCGGGCATGCGGCAAACCCGTACCATGGAGCCTGTTACTGACAGATACAGGAATCATGGCCATGCCCCAGAACCAGATCATCGACATGCCCTTCACGACCGACGCCATGAAGTCGGCTATCGAGCGGCGCATCATCCAGTCCCCCCAGCTTTCCGATGCCCAGAAACACGACCTGAGTGTCACCCTTGCCGGAATGGATGCCACCCACCTAGCAACACTGGTAGAAACGGTGCTGGGGCACGCCATTGAATCCGGGCCGGAAATCCTGCCTTATCTCCAGCGCCTGGGCCAGCGTGGCTGAAGGCTGCCCGCCACGGCATTTGCATGAACACGGCCTCCGGGTACCGCTTTTTTTAAAAAAGTGACGCGCCCCGGAGCCACCTATGTTTGTGGCTGCTGGCGCTGCGCCCACAGCGTGGCCAGCCGCGCATGCAGGGCGGGGTTGCTGGCGTAGATATACAGCCCCCTGACGCCTCGCGTCATGAGCACGTTGATGGAATTAAGGATGATCCGCGCCATCACCACCTCGGGCTGCGCCACCCCGTCACGCCCGGTAAAGGCGGCGCGGTCCTCATACCGCGCGGGATCGATCACGATCCGGTCGATAGCCGGATCATACGTGACCGATGGGCCAAGGATGATGCCCGCGTAATTCAGGTCGAAGCCCTGTATGGTATAGACCGACCCCACCTCGTCTATCGTATCCGCCCGTTCCGCCCATGGCAGGCGGGCCTGCGGCATGGCGCGGTCCCAGCGCAGGTGGAAGCGCCCTTCGGTAATGAAATGGTCCTGCCCGTTCAGGGTATAGGGGTAATCATAGGTCGCCAGCATGCGGCACAGGCCGTACTGCGCGTTGCGCTGCCTTATGGCTTCGTACATCGCCTGCGCATCATCAAAAATGCGGAAGTCGAACACCTGCGGTGCGGGCAGCGGGCGCAGGATACCGTCGCGGAACGCACGGACCCACGCCATTACATCCACATGAGCGTGCATGCGGAACTGCCGGTCCAGCCTGCGGGTCACCACCGGGTAGCCCGCCACCAACCGCGCAAGAGCCGCATCGCTCCACAAGCTCTTGAATTTCAGCACCTGGCGGGCATCGAACACGATCACCACTACATGGGCATGGCGAATGATTTCCGCCAGTTGGTTGGCGTGGTGGAAGCGATTATACGGGTCAGCGCGGGTCAGTAGCAGGTGCGCTTCATCCACCAGCACGATATCGGCGCGTCGGCTGGTGCCATCCATCTGGTTGATGAAGGTGGTGGGGCGCTCAAAATCCTTCTTGCGCAGGTTTTTCTGGCTTTCGGAAATGTTGCGGTAAAGCTTGATCATCTCCGGGTGGTTGACCAGCAGGCGGTTGTCGCTGCCATGCAGCGGGTCCGCGCCATCCGGCCCACGCGCCGCGTCCTGGATGGTGGTGAACAGCGTATTGAGCAGCAGACTCTTGCCGGTGCCCGCATCACCTTCAATGATGAACAGCGCATGATTATCCGCCCGGTGGGCGCGGCAGAAGGCCAGTATCTCATCCTTCAGCGCCATCTGGCCAGCAGTCAGCGCCACGGTGGGGGCAAGGCGGGACAGCGCGCTGTCGGGTCGGACGGGAACGGGTTGGTGCATGTCTCTCCCCTTCCCCGCCGGGCATGTAGCCGGACAGGGCAGGCCTGATATGTGAAATATGACGCAAGCCAATGCATCCTATCGGTTTTCGTGCCGCGCCATAAGTTATAACGTGCGCCCACGCGCATACCGCGCCCTATCAGACAGGATATGATGACATGACCGACAAACCCACCGCCGCCGCAAGCGAACACCTGCACAAGCTGGCTGAACGCGGCCTGAAAGAGCCCAAGCTGCTGCAGAAAGAAGAAGTCATTGCCCTGGCCGAGCACGTTGGCAAGGAACATGGCCGTGCCACTGGCACCGAGCATGAAATTGCCAAAAAGGCCCAGCACAACCCCGAAGGCGTCAGTGCTGCCGAGATCCAGGCCCTGTGCGCCCACATCACGGGTGAGCGCAAGGCCCGCTGACCCCATGGCGCGGCGGGATAAAAACCCCCGCCGCGCCGTACTCCCTGCCCCGGAAAACAGGACCCGTTGCCCCCCCACATGATGACCGACACGCGTTTTCCCGTCTATTCCGTGCTGGAACGACTTGCCGACCTGCTGGTGCACATCATGGGGCTTGCGGTACTGGGCTATGGCGTGACGTGGCTGGTTCATACCGCGCTGCTTTCGCACATACGGCTGGAGGTAGGGGTAACACTGCTTTATTGCGGTGGCATACTGGGCACCTGCCTGTCCTCGGCTGCTTACAATTTCTGCCCGTCATGCCGCCTCAAGGGCGGGTTGCAGCGGGTGGACCAGTCGGTCATCTTCATCGCCATTGCCGCAACCTATACGCCCTTCATCATGCTGGGCGGGCATGGCATGGCCAGCCGCTGGTTCTGCGGGCTGCTATGGACCATGGCGCTGGCGGGGGTTGTGGCCAAGATGGGCTTCTTCACCTGGTCGCGGCGCTACCATGTCATGCCCTACCTGTGCGTGGCATGGGTTTTCTTCCTGTGCCCTGACCCGCTGGTATGGCGACTGCCGGGCATGACGTTCCCGCTGCTGGTGCTGGGACTGGTGTTCTACTGCATCGGGGTCATGTTTTACATGCGTCCGCGCATGCCGTTTTCCAACGTGCTGTGGCATGTGATGGTAGTGCTGGGTGCGGGCACGCATATGGCGGCCGTGGGTGCGCTTTTGCTGGAATGCGTGCCCGCGCGGGGCTGAGCGCCCG
It contains:
- a CDS encoding sulfurtransferase, whose product is MPTTVLYSPDDVRTLAASGQAVLIDVRDRKDFEAGHIPGAVNMPDIFTYLAETTHEGLQALQQTFATLFGDFGLDGRKTAIVYEDALHTRYGGSCRGYWILRYLGYPRVGILDGGLSAWRQQGGALVRETMQPAHTDFPLQVNSQLMATYEDVRAALTNPAIRLLDNRDRVEWLGESSSPYGVDFAPRKGRIPGAVWIEWYDFMTVEDGQATFRTADEIRSLAASRGLKPEDDIIIYCFKGARAANTYVALSAAGFTRLRIYMGSWNEWSRNEALPIEAGLPKAAAPYCGD
- a CDS encoding CsbD family protein; this encodes MLRGRTNMLVGQLKQEIGHATGLRRLERQGIAQEMRGFSQTARLHRLNDGEPAEHG
- a CDS encoding DUF2075 domain-containing protein, with product MHQPVPVRPDSALSRLAPTVALTAGQMALKDEILAFCRAHRADNHALFIIEGDAGTGKSLLLNTLFTTIQDAARGPDGADPLHGSDNRLLVNHPEMIKLYRNISESQKNLRKKDFERPTTFINQMDGTSRRADIVLVDEAHLLLTRADPYNRFHHANQLAEIIRHAHVVVIVFDARQVLKFKSLWSDAALARLVAGYPVVTRRLDRQFRMHAHVDVMAWVRAFRDGILRPLPAPQVFDFRIFDDAQAMYEAIRQRNAQYGLCRMLATYDYPYTLNGQDHFITEGRFHLRWDRAMPQARLPWAERADTIDEVGSVYTIQGFDLNYAGIILGPSVTYDPAIDRIVIDPARYEDRAAFTGRDGVAQPEVVMARIILNSINVLMTRGVRGLYIYASNPALHARLATLWAQRQQPQT
- the trhA gene encoding PAQR family membrane homeostasis protein TrhA, with translation MPPHMMTDTRFPVYSVLERLADLLVHIMGLAVLGYGVTWLVHTALLSHIRLEVGVTLLYCGGILGTCLSSAAYNFCPSCRLKGGLQRVDQSVIFIAIAATYTPFIMLGGHGMASRWFCGLLWTMALAGVVAKMGFFTWSRRYHVMPYLCVAWVFFLCPDPLVWRLPGMTFPLLVLGLVFYCIGVMFYMRPRMPFSNVLWHVMVVLGAGTHMAAVGALLLECVPARG